A region of Argentina anserina chromosome 5, drPotAnse1.1, whole genome shotgun sequence DNA encodes the following proteins:
- the LOC126795189 gene encoding anaphase-promoting complex subunit 8, giving the protein MNLKDNYRIELRAAIRQLTDRCLYAAAKWAGEQLVGIEHDPAKFTPANTRFQRGSSSIRRRFTDVIATPIAGVSYVSTPIMEEDEIVDGDFYLLAKSYFDCREYRRAAHALRDQGGKKSVFLRCYALYQAGEKRKEEELMELEGPLGKSDIVNRELVSIERELSTIRKNGKIEPFGLYLYGLVLKAKGNGNLARTVLVESVNSYPWNWNAWLELQSLCTTVDILNSLSLNNHWMKEFFLANAYQELRMHKESLSKYDYLHGIFGFSNYIQAQIAKVQYSLREFDLVEGIFEDLLRNDPYRVEDMDMYSNVLYAKECSSALSYLAHRVFMTDKYRPESCCIIGNYYSLKGLHEKAVLYFKRALKLDRNYLSAWTLMGHEFIEMKNTPAAVDAYRHAIDINPSDYRAWYGLGQAYEMMGMPFYALHYFRKSVFFQPCDSRLWIAMAHCYQTDQLNMIDEAMKCYERAANCNDRESIALNQLAKLNAELGRTEEAVYYYKKDLERMEEEEREGPNMVETLFFLAKYFREQNKIEEAEVYCTRLMDYTGPEKERAKSLLRGIRMEQTGLPSMDIERFPP; this is encoded by the exons ATGAACTTGAAAGACAACTACCGCATCGAGCTCCGCGCCGCCATTCGTCAGCTAACCGATCGTTGTCTCTACGCCGCGGCCAAATG GGCGGGGGAGCAATTGGTGGGCATCGAGCACGACCCGGCCAAGTTCACGCCGGCCAACACCAGATTCCAGCGCGGCAGCTCCAGCATTCGCCGCAGATTCACTGACGTCATCGCGACGCCAATTGCCGGCGTGTCGTATGTTTCGACTCCGATTATGGAGGAGGATGAGATTGTGGACGGCGATTTTTACCTTCTGGCGAAGTCTTACTTTGATTGCAGGGAGTATAGAAGAGCTGCTCATGCTCTTAGGGATCAAGGTGGTAAAAAATCAGTCTTTTTACGCTGTTATGCTCTTTACCAG GCTGGAGAGAAGCGGAAAGAGGAAGAATTGATGGAACTTGAGGGGCCACTAGGAAAGAGCGACATTGTGAATCGTGAGCTGGTTTCCATTGAGAGGGAGCTATCGACTATTCGGAAAAATGGTAAGATTGAGCCTTTTGGACTGTACTTGTATGGCCTCGTGCTGAAAGCGAAAGGGAATGGGAACCTTGCTCGTACAGTTCTTGTGGAGTCTGTTAATAGCTACCCGTGGAACTGGAATGCCTGGTTAGAGCTGCAGTCTTTGTGCACTACGGTTGACATCTTGAACAGCCTGAGTCTCAATAATCATTGGATGAAGGAGTTCTTTCTTGCCAATGCTTACCAAGAACTAAGGATGCACAAAGAGTCCTTGTCGAAATATGATTATTTGCATGGCATTTTTGGTTTTAGTAATTACATTCAGGCTCAGATTGCAAAAGTACAGTACAGTTTGAGGGAGTTTGATCTAGTTGAAGGGATTTTTGAAGATCTTCTCAGGAACGACCCTTATCGAGTGGAGGACATGGATATGTATTCCAATGTGTTATATGCAAAGGAATGCTCATCGGCACTGAGTTACCTTGCCCATAGAGTCTTTATGACCGATAAATACAGACCTGAATCTTGTTGCATTATTGGGAATTATTACAGCTTAAAAGGGCTGCATGAGAAAGCAGTTCTATACTTCAAAAGGGCACTCAAACTGGATAGAAATTATTTATCTGCTTGGACCCTTATGGGCCATGAATTTATTGAGATGAAAAACACACCAGCTGCTGTTGACGCTTATCGGCATGCTATAGATATAAATCCGAGTGATTATCGTGCTTGGTATGGATTAGGACAGGCTTATGAGATGATGGGTATGCCCTTTTATGCTCTCCATTACTTCCGGAAGTCGGTGTTTTTCCAGCCATGTGATTCTCGGTTATGGATTGCCATGGCTCATTGCTATCAAACTGATCAGCTGAATATGATTGATGAAGCAATGAAATGTTATGAAAGGGCAGCAAACTGTAATGACAGGGAATCAATTGCCCTGAACCAGCTAGCTAAGCTAAATGCTGAGCTTGGACGTACTGAAGAGGCAGTTTATTACTACAAGAAAGATCTGGAGAggatggaagaagaagagagggaaGGGCCAAATATGGTTGAAAcccttttctttcttgctAAGTACTTCAGAGAGCAGAACAAAATTGAAGAAGCAGAGGTCTACTGTACCCGTCTTATGGATTATACCGGTCCG GAAAAGGAAAGAGCAAAAAGTTTACTTCGAGGAATTAGAATGGAACAAACTGGTCTTCCTTCTATGGATATTGAGCGCTTTCCTCCTTGA
- the LOC126795199 gene encoding uncharacterized protein LOC126795199 yields MASRWLRPEVYPLFLAVGAAVGICGFSMVRHMLINPEVRVSKENRAAGVLENFAEGEKYQEHMLRRFVRNKSPEIMPGINSFFADPAK; encoded by the exons ATGGCTAGCCGGTGGTTGAGGCCTGAG GTTTACCCGCTGTTCCTGGCCGTTGGAGCTGCCGTCGGTATCTGTGGGTTCAGTATGGTCCGCCACATGTTGATCAACCCTGAAGTCAG AGTGTCCAAGGAGAACAGGGCTGCTGGAGTACTGGAGAATTTTGCTGAGGGAGAAAAGTACCAGGAGCATATGCTGAGGAGATTTGTCCGTAACAAGTCCCCGGAAATCATGCCAGGCATCAACAGCTTCTTCGCTGACCCAGCTAAGTAA
- the LOC126795194 gene encoding uncharacterized protein LOC126795194 has protein sequence MEEAKAAAYYEDLTRRGEGAARFKQGLGFSSAKSDSESVPARGSALAYTSSSSFMSKFVKASSPGKTSELEKQAQVQSIQNKLKRKKTEELAGEEDKRRARVSERDRDSRRRSRSRERQSRHRSRSRSRERYRDRERDRERRRRSRSPRNPRKERRRSRSKSPARERGLEKSRGRLEKERIGGADYYRLIQGYDKMSAAERVKAKMKLQLAETAGKDTTKGTEGWERFDFDKNAPLDDDEIEVAEDDAALVNHIGKSFRFSAFETKKEEQIKAAHDEAMFGASDNRPTIVIDREVEAENDNKDCKESEPPSLLSEKVLAKKQGSWRDRIRHNN, from the exons ATGGAGGAAGCAAAAGCGGCGGCGTACTACGAGGATCTGACCCGGCGCGGCGAAGGCGCCGCCAGGTTCAAACAAGGCCTCGGCTTCTCTTCGGCCAAGTCCGACTCCGAAAGTGTCCCCGCGCGTGGCTCGGCGCTGGCGTAcacgtcgtcgtcgtcgttcATGAGCAAATTCGTGAAGGCCTCTAGCCCTGGGAAGACGTCAGAGCTCGAAAAGCAAGCGCAGGTTCAGTCGATCCAGAACAAGCTGAAGCGGAAGAAGACGGAGGAGCTCGCTGGAGAGGAGGACAAGCGGCGGGCTAGGGTTTCGGAGAGGGATAGGGATTCGAGGAGGCGGAGCAGAAGTAGAGAGCGGCAGTCGAGGCATCGGAGTAGGAGTAGGAGCAGAGAGAGGTATAGAGATagggagagagatagagagagaaggCGGAGGAGTAGGTCTCCTCGGAATCCGAGAAAGGAGCGGCGGAGGAGCCGGAGCAAGTCGCCGGCGAGGGAGAGAGGTTTGGAGAAGAGTAGAGGTAGATTGGAGAAGGAGAGGATTGGTGGTGCTGACTATTATAGATTGATTCAAGGCTATGACAAAATG TCTGCAGCGGAGAGGGTAAAAGCGAAGATGAAACTCCAACTTGCTGAAACTG CGGGGAAGGACACAACCAAAGGCACAGAGGGTTGGGaaagatttgattttgatAAAAATGCACCACTTGACGATGATGAAATTGAAG TTGCTGAAGATGATGCAGCGCTTGTCAATCACATAGGCAAAAGCTTTCGGTTTTCGGCCTTTGAG ACGAAAAAGGAGGAGCAGATCAAAGCTGCTCATGATGAGGCAATGTTTGGTGCATCAGATAATCGGCCAACCATTGTGATAGACAGGGAGGTTGAGGCAGAGAATGATAATAAGGACTGCAAAGAGAGTGAGCCTCCAAGCCTCTTGAGTGAGAAG GTACTTGCCAAAAAACAAGGTTCGTGGCGTGATCGTATACGCCACAACAATTGA
- the LOC126795197 gene encoding two-component response regulator ARR5, which yields MATAGDVLRRNVPESFDFSEKELHVLAVDDSIIDRKVIEKLLKISSCKVTAVESGTRALQYLGLDGEKKSSVDFDAMKVNLIITDYSMPGMTGYELLKKIKESSAFREVPVVIMSSENILTRIDRCLEEGAEEFIVKPVKLSDVNRLKNFMMGGERKENGARKVQKRPLQVDYNNASSPPSPLPQLSGPFACNLASLQSSSSPSSPLPRCSSKRPRLHSMD from the exons ATGGCCACCGCCGGTGACGTTTTACGGAGAAATGTGCCggaaagttttgatttttctgaGAAGGAGCTTCATGTTTTGGCTGTGGATGATAGCATCATAGACAGGAAGGTCATTGAGAAGCTGCTTAAGATTTCTAGCTGTAAAG TGACTGCTGTTGAGAGTGGAACAAGGGCTCTGCAGTATCTAGGCTTGGATGGAGAGAAGAAGAGCTCAGTTGATTTTGAT GCTATGAAGGTGAATCTAATAATCACAGACTATTCAATGCCTGGAATGACAGGATATGAGCTGCTGAAAAAGATCAAG GAATCATCAGCTTTTAGAGAAGTTCCAGTGGTGATCATGTCCTCAGAGAACATCCTCACTCGTATCGATAG ATGTTTGGAGGAAGGAGCCGAAGAGTTTATAGTAAAGCCGGTAAAACTTTCAGACGTGAACCGCTTGAAAAATTTCATGATGggaggagaaagaaaagaaaatggagCGAGGAAGGTTCAGAAAAGGCCGCTTCAAGTTGACTACAACAATGCATCATCGCCACCCTCGCCATTACCGCAATTGTCGGGTCCGTTTGCTTGTAATCTAGCTTCACTACAGTCATCTTCATCGCCATCATCTCCCTTACCCAGATGTTCCTCAAAGAGACCTAGATTGCACAGCATGGATTAA
- the LOC126795188 gene encoding formin-like protein 4, translating to MAASNGIVLAEIIAASASTTFFIAGIFFFIYRFLVARRHLNDKGSGSFRREEVRTTREDQLRQCSGNVKGLIVDENGVDVFYLRKLEGGQVQTHFPKVVFNPSYEDDDEEEEEKRVDTKGERAKMPKPEAVHSLNEPSDLINQGKLPKPFTQNPTSEALLSLPKLQQRLPLKSHAPPFRITPPKKLEKQALESLSPLPPPPSINVSAPPPPPPPPPPPFVPPPPPLPPQLPRIVRKKSLPPTPPKLGGDVLTPKPPPTPKGIPKNKSRAEASAGDDSTHSRVSVIGQTKMKPLHWDKVMAAVDHSMVWDQITDGSFRFDDQLMENLFGYNITKGQTTETNNNVSASTKSNAAPTAQVFLLDPRKSQNTAIVLKSLTISRKEIINGLLDGHGLGSETLEKLTKISPTKEEEIKILQFNGNPNKLADAESFLYHILKAVPSAFSRFNAMLFQANYDPEILHLKESLQTLELGCKELRSRGFFLKLLEAILKAGNRMNAGTARGNAQGFNLSALLKLSDVKSTDAKTTLLHFVVEQVAQSEGRGLVINQRSQTSKPNSDNLTAEEKREKYLIQGLPLLGGLSFELSNVKKAATIDYDSLIRISFTLTSRVDEIRKVLTQCCSAESETGGFAREMKVFLEECEEELKVVREEQTRVMELVKRTTEYYQAGAAKEKEAQPLQLFVIVRGFLDMVDLVCAEISRQVQRKSTSTTTVGSASPPLSPSVLTPKKLQNFHSHFNSHVSWSSSSSDSEDDFRS from the exons ATGGCAGCCTCAAATGGAATAGTACTTGCCGAGATCATTGCAGCCTCAGCTTCAACGACTTTTTTCATTGCCggaatcttcttcttcatataCAGATTCCTAGTTGCTCGGCGCCATCTAAATGATAAAGGCAGTGGAAGCTTTCGCAGGGAGGAAGTTAGGACAACTCGGGAAGATCAGCTCAGGCAATGCAGTGGAAATGTGAAGGGGTTGATTGTTGATGAGAATGGTGTGGATGTTTTTTACTTGAGGAAACTAGAAGGTGGCCAGGTTCAAACACATTTTCCAAAAGTAGTATTCAACCCGAGTTATGAAgacgatgatgaagaagaagaagaaaagagagtgGATACTAAAGGAGAAAGAGCTAAAATGCCAAAACCTGAAGCTGTTCACTCTCTTAATGAGCCATCTGATTTGATCAATCAAGGAAAATTACCGAAACCGTTCACACAAAATCCAACTTCAGAAGCTTTGCTTTCATTGCCAAAGCTACAACAACGGCTTCCTCTAAAATCTCATGCACCTCCATTCAGAATAACACCACCAAAGAAGTTGGAAAAGCAAGCATTAGAATCATTGTCTCCTCTACCACCCCCACCATCAATAAATGTATCTGCACCACCGCCACCACCCccaccacctcctccaccATTTGttcctccaccaccaccactgcCGCCACAACTGCCTAGGATAGTAAGAAAAAAATCTCTACCACCTACTCCACCTAAGCTTGGTGGTGATGTTTTGACACCAAAACCTCCACCTACACCTAAAGGCATACCGAAGAACAAAAGTAGGGCTGAGGCCTCAGCAGGGGACGATTCAACTCATTCAAGAGTGAGTGTCATCGGGCAAACAAAGATGAAGCCATTGCACTGGGACAAGGTTATGGCTGCTGTTGATCATTCAATGGTCTGGGATCAAATCACTGATGGATCGTTCAG ATTTGATGATCAGCTTATGGAAAATTTGTTTGGATATAACATCACAAAAGGCCAAACCACAGAAACAAATAATAATGTGTCTGCTTCAACGAAGTCTAATGCTGCCCCAACAGCTCAAGTTTTCCTTCTAGACCCCAGAAAGTCTCAAAACACAGCTATAGTGCTAAAGTCTCTCACAATCTCtagaaaagaaatcataaatGGTCTTCTTGATGGTCATGGGCTCGGTTCAGAAACACTCGAAAAACTCACCAAAATTTCTCCaaccaaagaagaagagatcAAGATCCTCCAATTCAATGGCAATCCAAATAAGCTTGCAGATGCTGAGTCTTTCCTCTACCACATTCTCAAAGCTGTCCCTTCGGCTTTCAGTCGATTTAATGCAATGCTTTTTCAGGCAAATTATGACCCTGAAATCCTTCACCTCAAGGAGTCACTACAAACACTTGAACTCGGTTGCAAGGAGCTAAGATCTCGAGGTTTCTTCCTTAAACTCCTTGAAGCAATTCTCAAAGCTGGAAATCGAATGAATGCTGGAACTGCTAGAGGTAATGCACAAGGTTTCAACCTAAGTGCTCTTCTGAAGCTATCTGATGTCAAAAGCACTGATGCAAAGACTACTCTGCTTCACTTTGTGGTTGAACAAGTAGCTCAATCTGAGGGTAGAGGCTTAGTGATCAATCAGAGAAGCCAAACTAGTAAACCAAATTCGGATAATCTGACAGCcgaagagaaaagagagaagtaCTTAATCCAAGGGCTACCACTGTTGGGAGGCTTGAGTTTTGAGTTATCCAATGTGAAGAAAGCAGCTACAATAGACTACGATAGCCTCATTCGTATAAGCTTCACTCTCACTAGCCGCGTAGATGAAATCCGAAAGGTTCTGACACAATGCTGCAGTGCTGAGAGTGAGACAGGAGGTTTTGCAAGAGAAATGAAAGTATTTTTGGAGGAATGTGAGGAGGAGCTTAAGGTGGTGAGAGAAGAGCAAACAAGGGTCATGGAACTCGTGAAGAGAACCACTGAGTATTACCAAGCCGGAGCTgcgaaagaaaaagaagctcaGCCACTTCAGCTCTTTGTGATTGTTAGAGGTTTCCTAGACATGGTTGATCTTGTTTGTGCAGAAATTTCAAGACAGGTACAGAGGAAGAGTACTTCTACAACCACTGTGGGATCAGCATCGCCTCCATTGTCACCTTCAGTCCTAACACCAAAGAAATTACAGAACTTCCACTCACATTTCAATTCACATGTGTCTTGGTCATCATCTTCCAGTGATTCAGAAGATGATTTCAGAAGTTGA